In Ailuropoda melanoleuca isolate Jingjing chromosome 4, ASM200744v2, whole genome shotgun sequence, the following proteins share a genomic window:
- the RAB8A gene encoding ras-related protein Rab-8A: MAKTYDYLFKLLLIGDSGVGKTCVLFRFSEDAFNSTFISTIGIDFKIRTIELDGKRIKLQIWDTAGQERFRTITTAYYRGAMGIMLVYDITNEKSFDNIRNWIRNIEEHASADVEKMILGNKCDVNDKRQVSKERGKKLALDYGIKFMETSAKANINVENAFFTLARDIKAKMDKKLEGNSPQGSNQGVKITPDQQKRSSFFRCVLL; this comes from the exons ATGGCGAAGACCTACGATTACCTGTTCAAGCTGCTGCTGATCGGGGACTCGGGGGTGGGGAAGACCTGTGTCCTGTTCCGCTTCTCCGAGGACGCCTTCAACTCAACTTTCATCTCCACCATAG gaattGACTTTAAAATTCGGACCATAGAGCTCGATGGCAAGAGAATTAAGCTACAGATATG GGACACAGCTGGTCAGGAACGGTTTCGGACGATCACCACAGCCTACTACAGGGGCGCAATG GGCATCATGCTGGTCTATGACATCACCAACGAGAAATCCTTTGACAACATCCGGAACTGGATTCGGAACATTGAGGAG CATGCTTCTGCAGATGTCGAAAAGATGATACTCGGGAATAAGTGTGATGTGAACGACAAGAGACAAGTTTCCAAGGAACGGGGAAAAAAG CTGGCCCTGGACTACGGAATCAAGTTCATGGAGACCAGTGCGAAGGCCAACATCAATGTGGAGAAC GCATTTTTCACTCTCGCCAGAGACATcaaagcaaaaatggacaaaaaattg GAAGGCAACAGTCCCCAAGGGAGCAACCAGGGAGTCAAAATCACACCAGACCAGCAGAAGAGGAGCAGCTTTTTCCGATGTGTTCTTCTGTGA
- the TPM4 gene encoding tropomyosin alpha-4 chain isoform X3 yields the protein MAGLNSLEAVKRKIQALQQQADEAEDRAQGLQRELDGERERREKAEGDVAALNRRIQLVEEELDRAQERLATALQKLEEAEKAADESERGMKVIENRAMKDEEKMEIQEMQLKEAKHIAEEADRKYEEVARKLVILEGELERAEERAEVSELKCGDLEEELKNVTNNLKSLEAASEKYSEKEDKYEEEIKLLSDKLKEAETRAEFAERTVAKLEKTIDDLEEKLAQAKEENVGLHQTLDQTLNELNCI from the exons ATGGCCGGCCTCAACTCCCTGGAGGCGGTGAAACGCAAGATCCAGGCCCTGCAGCAGCAGGCGGACGAGGCGGAGGACCGCGCTCAGGGCCTGCAGCGGGAGCTGGACGGCGAGCGCGAGCGGCGCGAGAAA GCCGAGGGAGATGTGGCAGCTCTCAATCGACGCATCCAGCTTGTTGAGGAGGAGCTGGACAGGGCTCAGGAGCGACTGGCCACAGCCctgcagaagctggaggaggcagaaaaGGCGGCCGACGAGAGTGAGAG AGGAATGAAGGTGATAGAAAACCGGGCCATGAAAGATGAGGAGAAGATGGAGATTCAGGAAATGCAGCTCAAAGAGGCCAAGCACATCGCTGAGGAGGCCGACCGCAAGTACGAGGAG GTGGCTCGTAAATTGGTCATCCTGGAGGGTGAGCTGGAGAGGGCGGAGGAGCGCGCCGAGGTGTCTGAGCT AAAATGTGGTGACCTAGAAGAAGAACTCAAGAATGTCACTAACAATCTGAAGTCACTCGAGGCTGCATCTGAAAAG TATTCTGAAAAGGAGGATAAatatgaagaagaaatcaaacttctGTCCGACAAACTGAAGGAG gcTGAGACCCGTGCTGAATTTGCAGAGAGAACAGTTGCAAAACTGGAAAAGACAATTGATGACCTGGAAG AAAAACTTGCCCAGGCCAAAGAAGAGAATGTGGGCTTACATCAGACACTGGATCAGACACTAAACGAACTTAACTGTATATAA
- the TPM4 gene encoding tropomyosin alpha-4 chain isoform X4 gives MAGLNSLEAVKRKIQALQQQADEAEDRAQGLQRELDGERERREKAEGDVAALNRRIQLVEEELDRAQERLATALQKLEEAEKAADESERGMKVIENRAMKDEEKMEIQEMQLKEAKHIAEEADRKYEEVARKLVILEGELERAEERAEVSELKCGDLEEELKNVTNNLKSLEAASEKYSEKEDKYEEEIKLLSDKLKEAETRAEFAERTVAKLEKTIDDLEDELYAQKLKYKAISEELDHALNDMTSL, from the exons ATGGCCGGCCTCAACTCCCTGGAGGCGGTGAAACGCAAGATCCAGGCCCTGCAGCAGCAGGCGGACGAGGCGGAGGACCGCGCTCAGGGCCTGCAGCGGGAGCTGGACGGCGAGCGCGAGCGGCGCGAGAAA GCCGAGGGAGATGTGGCAGCTCTCAATCGACGCATCCAGCTTGTTGAGGAGGAGCTGGACAGGGCTCAGGAGCGACTGGCCACAGCCctgcagaagctggaggaggcagaaaaGGCGGCCGACGAGAGTGAGAG AGGAATGAAGGTGATAGAAAACCGGGCCATGAAAGATGAGGAGAAGATGGAGATTCAGGAAATGCAGCTCAAAGAGGCCAAGCACATCGCTGAGGAGGCCGACCGCAAGTACGAGGAG GTGGCTCGTAAATTGGTCATCCTGGAGGGTGAGCTGGAGAGGGCGGAGGAGCGCGCCGAGGTGTCTGAGCT AAAATGTGGTGACCTAGAAGAAGAACTCAAGAATGTCACTAACAATCTGAAGTCACTCGAGGCTGCATCTGAAAAG TATTCTGAAAAGGAGGATAAatatgaagaagaaatcaaacttctGTCCGACAAACTGAAGGAG gcTGAGACCCGTGCTGAATTTGCAGAGAGAACAGTTGCAAAACTGGAAAAGACAATTGATGACCTGGAAG ACGAGCTCTACGCTCAGAAGCTCAAGTACAAAGCTATCAGCGAGGAACTGGACCATGCTCTCAACGACATGACCTCTCTCTAA